The genomic stretch CCATAtcagtgttgttgttgttatttggtttgttatttttgttgtttgattCATTGGGTTGTAAATTTTTTGGTGTTTCAGTTTCTGAATCGTGCTCTGATGCCATTTTAAGACAACAATATGAAATTGAAATATAGAAGGTAAACAATTTGGAATAAAATTCTGGATGTTATTTTGTTATTCCATAAACCTCTAAATATAATACATTTACAATATGTTAACCTAAGGTTTGACAATAGTGATCCTAGATTATTGGATCTAATTGAATGATAAAATACACAATCAAAACTAACAAGGGAAAGTAATTATATATACAATAAATTAACAATTATGCCGAAGATATTTTCTAATaaaaaggaaacaaaagagatgaaaaaactttaaaaaatagaaagaacTAGATGAAAAGAATATAAAGATTTTGGTTGGGAGAGTTTGTTTTTCTTATAAcaccaattttttttaatgatataacATTAATGATAAGGATAAtttgttaattaatatatttttaaataaattaattaaatacaatattttataGCACACAAGCCATATAAAATTTATAGTTGTTTGACTATAAAGATTAGGGGTctgtttgttttgactttttttaaaaaatgatttttatagtattacataattttgtataaaaaaattttacaaagaaactttttataaaagtttcaaatgaaaatttggtttgaatatttattcttaaaatgtgactTTAGATATTTGATCTATTTTTGGAGaaaaaattatatatcaaaatttcaaaaagtcgcttaattttaaagctatttcaaatagattttcacaaaaatcatttttgaaatacaactttttgaaaaattgCTATTTTAACTaagttttgatcttcaataatgtatatttatgttataagatgtcaaaattagtgtttcattttagaaaaaacaaaaacaaataaacttataatatttaaaaaaacgaTTTTGTAAAATCTATTTGTAAAAATGCAAtctttttaaagctgaaacaaacaggaCTTAGATGTTAGCATTAGGCACGTaccaaaacaaaattttcatgaTGCACACCCAGGATGCTTTTGGCATTGTTTTTTTGACAGGAAAAATCTAATTCAATAGATAAAGAAAGGACACTACAACCATAGATAAAGAAATTGTGTTAAGGACATTCCCCAACCACAAAATAACACTAATACTAATAGTTAAATCAAATAAGTTATGGACTACAAACACCTTTAAGAGATTAGAAATTAAAGGAGAGGTACCAATCTAAAAACCAGATCCAAGCAACCAAGCTAATTTCTTCCGCCAAATAAGTTGTGGAACCACaatctttaaatctatccaaTTAAGGATCATATCTTTAGCTTTATCACGCGCAAATCGATTATACGAACTTTCAATCTTGAAAAAACTCATGATTTGTGGTGGAATCAAATGTTGACTGAAAGGATGAGGTTGATTTGCACCATTCCTAAACAAAATCTTCCCCAAAAAGCAAAACTCCTACACCCAAGCTTCTTTGAGGCAAAACCACAAACACCTTAAGCACTAACCTATTGGAACCTAAATCTAAGAACAAAATACACACCGGTACAAACCAAACAAGACACAACAGCAACCacaagaacaaaaacataataatagAACACAAAACAGGAATAAACACACATAAAATTGGGAGATCCAAAACTACCGGTAGTGGAGGCCGCTTTCCATGAACAAGACACCTTAGACCACCGCGTGACGGGGCTGATTCTGTAGTTGCAAACGTTTGGTAGTTGATTGTGTAGAAGAGGACAAGCTTGGTGGATATTGGAGAAAGAAAGAGTTGGGAGAGAATCATCATGGTGGCAGCTACCTAAACTCACCGTCGTAGCCTTCAAACACCGAGGATAGAAACTATAAACAGCCACacgaattgaaaaaaaaaaagcgaGAAGGATCTGGAGAAAAACAACCACCTCAAACCCTAGGAGAAAGGGTGGAAACAGGCACTCTGAGTTCTTAGAGAGAGAGACCTCCTCTCTAGAACAAATGGGCCTTTTTTCGGATGCTTCCGGCATATAGTACATACcaaattgtttgatttttttttgtaaactaaAAGTTGGTTTTGTTATTCTCATTGACTGAATTCGGTCCTAAAATATTTCTCTACGACCAAAATGGATTTCACTCAAATAAATTTATATAgattctataaaaaaattgtagtGAAATACAGAAAACATTAAATCAgcacaaaatatatttaaaagagTATGTCAAAGAATTGAGAACCTTATTTGGAGCTTTTAAAAAGATTGAGATGAAAATACTTACCGATATGAGCCTTAAATTTCACATCAAAAACTTAAAGCAATAGATTAGACACAAAAGGATATTGTCTATTTTCTATTGTATTGTTGCACACAAATATTTGGTTACCATGCGATATTTCAAAATAAGTGGTCTCCTTCGGAAACCAGCTTTTCTATTACTAAAACTTACATTCACATTGAAGAAATTACAACTAAACTTTACAGTTGAAGAAACTAGATTTTCTATACACATTAACTAAACCCTGCCATTGTCAAAACCAATCCAGATTACctgaaaaatagaagaaaataaaaagttTAGAGACGAATAGTAAAATGACTTCCGATCTATTGAACAAGACACGTATAATGAACTAGCATATTTTTTAAGATCATAGATCTAGTGAAGATCTCATTTTCACATTGAGCTTGATATACATTAATCCAACAATTTGACTTTATAATGCAGCTATGCTGTTTGAAGCTACCAAGAGTTGTGAACTAAAACTTattacataaacaaaaatataatgcGTCACAATTACAGTTGTGAACTCTAGAAACTAGAAGTGTTAAAGTTTTGCCAAATGGGATCTAAATTATAAGTTTTGTCAAAATCACCGCGGTACGCTGTGATTTTGCCAAAACCCGTCTTAGATTCAAATAGTCTAAAAAGGCTTAGTACTTTATCTAACTCGAATATGCAACACTACTCACCCCGAAAGTACTTACATGAAGTGCTACAATCTGTAAAGTGGATTTGGCTACAATACAATAAAGTGCAACCAAACAAATTAGAAGATAGATAGGGCAGCAAGATGTAGTGTTACAGAACTTGTTGACAGCCTGTACCTCTATCTCTATGTCAACCACACAAGAAAAAACtacgtttatttattttatcacttAACTAATGAGCTTAAGGAGGGGAATTAATTGGTTTAGCTTAAGTCATTGCAATTCACATTATTAAGGGTCTCTAATCTCCCTTTGTTACCATTCCAGTTGAGTTAAAAAAACAACATTGAGACCAGAGGTCTAGAAAAAACGGGCTTGATGTTTGGACCAGCCGACCTCAATAGTCAATACAATGTTGTGAATACTAAATGGAATACATTTTTTGAGAGGGATCAATAGTTCcatcccctcccgatcgcagttgcgggggatcgaaccgtggttctccctaccaagtccagcgccaatcaccactggaccaactaacgattggtaattTCGGATCATTTTGTCTATTACAAAACACCACAATTCATAATGACatgtttccaaaaaaaaaaagataaacaatAAATAGAACTCTAAATCACCAAAATTAGAACactaaagtttaaaaaaatttccaaaaacatAATTTGATAATTTCTTTGAATGAAAAACAAAAGTTTTTGTACTCACCAAGCAAGCTTCAATCCTTGAAAATAACTTCATCAGCTATATCCATCAACGACCCAAGACATTCTGACGAGAATTTCCTCGCAAAGAAATACGAATAACTTGAATTGGATCGCCTCAACTCCCGAACAAGCTCCGGAGAAACCTCAGCCGGAGTATAAAGATGGGGATGTCCGTCCCAACAATCAGTCCAGTTAACTCTAGTAAGAGTAAAACCAGTGCAGCCATTGGGATCCTCCATTGACAAAAGAGTTGGAAAGTAATGTTCTTCTGGATAACAAGAATAGACATTTATACAAGGAATCTGAAATTTCTTCCATAGTTTTTTTTCTCCCACCACAAACTTTGCATGTTTCCGGTTCAGGGTAAAGAACTGCGAACCCACGCGAAAATCGTCAAACACAATTTCCGGCAACATTGCATTCTCACCGCGAGCATTATACCTGTCATTGAGATTGGGATCATCGGAGACAATTTCAATAAAGCTGGGATATGGATATGTAAAGTTATCAGAGTTGGCAAAACTCTGTAATAACTTTAACTGATTTGTAAAGAGAGAGTTATAAACGAATCGAAACGACAAGAGCGGGATACAGTGTTGGGAGATTAAGGTAAAGTATTGGTTGAGCGGATCATCTAAGAGAGCGGAGGCTAGGAGACGTCTGGAGGCGGAGATGAGTGTTGGAGAAGCGCGTTGGGTTATTTGAGAAGGGATGAAACGGTTATGGAAAACGCCGCCGGGTGAGACGACGGAGGAAGTGGGGTCGGCATGGATGTAGATGTTGAAGAGGTGGTTGTTACCGGCGAAGAATTTTTCCCATAAAGGTGCGAAGGAGATGTTTGAGTTAGTGAGGAAGAGGAAAGCGATTTTGGGTTTAGGGTTTGTGAGGGTGGATAAGTGGTTTGTTGTGTGGGTGGCGCGGTGGAAGAGGGAGAGGTCGGCGGCGTTGGCGGTGGCGGCTGTGGTTGTCGGGGAGTAGAATTGGAAGATGATTTGTTGGGAGAAGAATAGGACGAGAAGGAGAGAGAGGATGAGAGCGGAGGAGACAAGAATGGGTGATGACAACATTGGATTCGataatgtttttgtgtttttttttggttGGGTTTAGTGGGTTTTTGAGTAGTTTtcagagaataaaaaataaaggaaggAATGAATGTAGTGAAGTGTTGGAGAGTGGAAAAGGAGGATGAAAAGACAAAGGgtttatttgggttttttatttatttattttgggtgCAAAGTAAATCCTGATCAAATcagattttatttatatttaaggttttttattttgttgaatagTACTGTACTTATAAACTATTATTGTCAGATAAGAGAAGAATGAAACTATGTAATAAaggttttttaatttaaaaaaatatatagtttgGTTTGACCATGTGTAAGATGGACAGTAGATCTTTGTTAGATTAGTTTATCCTATTCTCACATTTAACTGTCAGTTAATTATAGaacatttgatttatttaaaatccttgatttttattttagttttctttaaaataataaGTTTGAATACTTGTCATATATTTATGGTGTACATTTTTTTAGACTTATGGATCATAACAATTCAACTCTATTGATAATTTAAAAATGAGTATATTTTTTGGACTTCTAGTTAagttttaaacttaaaaaaaaaaattatttgaattaacATCTTTGTAATTACTAATTAGATATCACTGCTAAACCACCCATGAACAGTGTTAAAGGAATAAAAATAAACTTATATAAACAGTCACATTTGTTATGAAATGAGTGTATATTTAGGATGGAGTAGAGATAATTGAAGGAAATAGAGTGTATGGCGATAAGAACAAATGACTTAATTCTTCCGAATGAATGAATGGCTGGCTAGGCTGCAAAGGTGGGTGACAGTGGGAATATCCAAATGGGTGGGTAGTGGGGAATGATGGCGGCATTTTAACATTTTTACTTTGTTTCAATACAAAATCTTCCATTCACTGTGATTTCCTATTCATCCAGGTGAGCACTTCGATGCGTATTCATTTCAAGGGACATAGAAAAtctatcaacaacaacatcaaattttgagtttattGAACATTTTGAAAGTAatctatttgttttaaattaggtgtgtttttttaaaaacagtTATTACTTTCATTCATAAAGCGAGGTTTATTTCATAAAATActatttttctataaaatatattaatggtTGAAATttcatcttttaaaaaaataaatgactGAAATATCGCAGATTTGAACATAAATTAATGTAATTAGATGATTTTACACAATTATCAATTGAATTGACTTGACGAAATTAGACTGGTGGGTCTTCCTTTGCTTGATTAGAATAGACTGAGGCTTCATTTGCTTGATCACGTGATAGCATTAGTATTAGACTTAATTAGAATAGTCTGAGTCTTTCTTTTTGCTTGATCACATACTACAATATTTTGGACTCAGAGTTAGTGTTCAAAGTATATTATTACAGAATTTTTTATCCCACCCTATTACCTAAAAGCACCCTATGTAATTTCATAAATGTCCCTTAGTTTCAGAGATGTATCGTTGTATGCacatttatttattaaacattagattgtttcggagatgcatcaccGTATTGCATCAGAAATTAATAGGAGTTGTATCATTGTATTGCATCAGAAAACATTCAGAGATGTATCTCTGTGTCCAGTACAGACAATAAACTCTAAGTATTTTTAAGTGATTCTCAAATGAAATAATCATAAGGTATACTATGATGAATTCGACAATACAAAGGATATGCGGAAATCGACATATATAATGTTATAAATCAAGAGTACTTAGATCCAATCCAAAAGTTATAACTAAGTcgataaataaaatttatcccAAACTAAATTTAGAGTACAAGTTGTAATGAATTAGGCCCAAGTTCTATAAGTCTATTAGAATTAATAGTGATGAGTCATTACCATTTATAAGAATCTAGATAATGAATAATTGGTTGATGCCAATATTATAAATAGATGATTGGGGAATGTAATTATTACCAATGAAATGAATGAAGAAGTTAGTTTTAGATTTGTTAGCAtctttttagtttaatttctctTGTTTCTCTTAGCATAAAAAAAATTCGTAACAAATGGTGCTTTCATTGCCATGAATTCTCCTTCCTACAATTACTATCATCACTACCATCATGTTCCTACAACTATTAACACTCATACTTTATTAAAACATTACATTCTCACTAACAATAACACACTTTTCTACACAGAATCAACCTCTCACAATTTTAAACATAATCCCCTCACCCAACATTCAAATTTACTGattttttttaacctaataaatatgatatttgttttgttttaagatAATAAGGAGTCTTTGAGTTCCTCAATATAAATTGTAATTCTGGTacagagggcatatcatatgagaatgacatatttatatgagaatgtgagaat from Vicia villosa cultivar HV-30 ecotype Madison, WI linkage group LG4, Vvil1.0, whole genome shotgun sequence encodes the following:
- the LOC131595878 gene encoding glycosyltransferase BC10-like — translated: MLSSPILVSSALILSLLLVLFFSQQIIFQFYSPTTTAATANAADLSLFHRATHTTNHLSTLTNPKPKIAFLFLTNSNISFAPLWEKFFAGNNHLFNIYIHADPTSSVVSPGGVFHNRFIPSQITQRASPTLISASRRLLASALLDDPLNQYFTLISQHCIPLLSFRFVYNSLFTNQLKLLQSFANSDNFTYPYPSFIEIVSDDPNLNDRYNARGENAMLPEIVFDDFRVGSQFFTLNRKHAKFVVGEKKLWKKFQIPCINVYSCYPEEHYFPTLLSMEDPNGCTGFTLTRVNWTDCWDGHPHLYTPAEVSPELVRELRRSNSSYSYFFARKFSSECLGSLMDIADEVIFKD